The following are encoded together in the Brassica napus cultivar Da-Ae chromosome A9, Da-Ae, whole genome shotgun sequence genome:
- the LOC106374635 gene encoding uncharacterized protein LOC106374635 translates to MSKTSILLPFLLLIIFVSTSQANRQLWDGGLLGSKSGVNGIPGLQGNVNWMNPTHTCTMQGPCRGKKLTCPAACYKSSNVNKEGYKSSSKSGGCTFDCTNKCTASC, encoded by the coding sequence atgtcTAAAACATCAATCCTTTTACCTTTTCTTCTCCTAATCATATTTGTCTCTACATCTCAAGCAAATCGTCAACTCTGGGATGGTGGTTTACTCGGATCCAAATCCGGGGTTAATGGGATTCCTGGGCTTCAAGGAAATGTAAATTGGATGAATCCAACACATACATGCACAATGCAAGGACCTTGTCGCGGTAAGAAGCTCACGTGTCCCGCAGCGTGCTACAAATCATCCAACGTTAACAAGGAAGGTTATAAAAGCAGCAGCAAGAGCGGAGGATGTACATTTGACTGTACTAATAAGTGTACCGCCTCTTGTTAA